Proteins encoded by one window of Bacillota bacterium:
- a CDS encoding metalloregulator ArsR/SmtB family transcription factor, with translation MSTTLDEVQDFLKALASDTRQRILFLYVDGRERTVGQVAEDSRIGQSTASEHLAVLKKAGLLKAHREGKEVYYYPDRANLLILTRRFADLVTRCCPGKWDQ, from the coding sequence ATGTCGACTACCCTCGATGAAGTCCAGGACTTCCTGAAGGCCTTAGCCAGCGACACTCGGCAGAGGATTCTTTTTCTGTACGTGGATGGCCGGGAACGCACGGTCGGCCAGGTGGCTGAGGATTCACGAATCGGCCAGTCGACAGCATCGGAGCACCTCGCAGTTCTGAAAAAGGCGGGCTTGCTCAAGGCCCATCGGGAGGGAAAGGAGGTCTACTACTATCCCGATCGAGCCAATCTTCTGATCCTGACGCGGAGGTTCGCCGATCTTGTGACCAGATGCTGCCCAGGGAAATGGGACCAGTAG
- a CDS encoding ArsA family ATPase, which translates to MNERLQRLTALQGRTKYLFFGGKGGVGKTTVATATAVWFADHGYRTTIVSTDPTVSLSTMFSQEIGGEVRAPIREVPNLCGLNINPNDAKGVFQKRLDSVMGQMTGALGGDVISTPCAEEMATFDQFVTFLEEPDSEVLIFDTAPTGKTLRELAMPFDWAGFLQKQIQEGERLAQLMNLDGDDFGHLERDRLRYERALQVLRDDRATVFTLVLLPERLPIAETDSAIKGLSRLGIPVQALVVNQCIQPEVIEGNRFLSSRAKLQARYLKEIETRFTGLLRSPLPLLDHDVSDLSTLREVGGLLYGD; encoded by the coding sequence GTGAACGAAAGACTCCAGCGCCTCACGGCTCTTCAAGGTAGGACCAAGTATCTGTTCTTCGGAGGCAAAGGTGGAGTGGGCAAGACCACCGTGGCCACGGCGACGGCGGTGTGGTTCGCCGACCACGGGTACAGGACGACCATCGTCTCGACTGATCCGACTGTGAGCCTGTCAACCATGTTCAGCCAAGAGATCGGCGGGGAGGTCCGGGCGCCCATCCGGGAGGTACCCAACTTGTGCGGGCTCAACATCAACCCGAACGACGCCAAGGGTGTCTTTCAGAAACGGTTGGACTCAGTAATGGGTCAGATGACCGGGGCGCTTGGCGGCGACGTCATCAGCACTCCATGCGCCGAAGAGATGGCCACCTTTGACCAATTCGTAACCTTCCTGGAGGAGCCCGACAGCGAGGTCCTGATCTTCGACACGGCTCCCACCGGCAAGACGTTGCGCGAACTGGCCATGCCGTTCGACTGGGCCGGTTTCCTCCAGAAACAGATCCAGGAAGGCGAGCGGCTCGCCCAATTGATGAACCTGGACGGCGATGATTTCGGACATCTGGAGCGAGACAGGTTGCGCTACGAACGGGCCCTACAGGTCCTGCGAGACGACCGCGCGACCGTTTTCACTCTGGTCCTATTGCCGGAACGGTTGCCCATTGCGGAAACCGACAGCGCCATCAAGGGTTTGAGCCGGCTCGGCATCCCGGTTCAGGCCCTGGTCGTCAACCAATGCATCCAACCGGAGGTTATCGAGGGTAATCGCTTCCTGTCCTCCCGGGCCAAGCTTCAGGCCCGTTACCTCAAGGAGATCGAGACTCGATTCACCGGCCTGCTCCGGTCACCCTTGCCGCTGTTGGATCACGACGTCTCAGACCTTTCCACGTTACGCGAGGTCGGTGGCCTGCTCTACGGTGACTGA